The Burkholderia cepacia ATCC 25416 genome includes a window with the following:
- a CDS encoding DUF4105 domain-containing protein codes for MPAYYDATFALESVMTVDLVVSRWTNEAIAHAFLSFGLSGGRYIAISIETRRRHGQRYSPYKGFLPLYDLVYVVADERDLIGVRTDVRRERVYLFRARVASETARALFEDYLRRVHALERHPEFYNTLLNNCTTNILHHVRSVAPDVGYSWKVLLSGYADRYGHELGLLDDSIPFDALKSASLIQRAPGAMIDGDFSAAIRASLPLARNK; via the coding sequence GTTCGCGCTCGAATCGGTGATGACGGTCGACCTTGTCGTGTCGCGCTGGACCAACGAAGCGATTGCCCACGCGTTCCTGAGTTTCGGCCTGAGCGGCGGCCGTTATATCGCGATCTCGATCGAGACGCGCCGGCGGCACGGGCAGCGCTACTCGCCGTACAAGGGTTTCTTGCCGCTGTACGACCTCGTATACGTCGTTGCCGACGAGCGGGATTTGATCGGCGTTCGCACCGATGTGCGCCGGGAACGCGTGTACTTGTTCCGTGCGCGCGTCGCGTCCGAGACCGCACGTGCATTGTTTGAGGATTACCTGCGGCGCGTACATGCGCTCGAACGCCATCCGGAGTTCTACAACACGTTGCTCAACAATTGCACGACGAATATTTTGCACCACGTCAGATCGGTTGCCCCTGACGTCGGATACAGCTGGAAGGTGTTGCTGAGTGGTTATGCGGACCGATACGGACATGAGCTCGGCCTGCTCGACGATTCCATACCGTTCGATGCGCTGAAGTCGGCAAGCCTGATTCAGCGCGCTCCCGGCGCGATGATCGATGGCGATTTCTCGGCGGCGATCCGCGCATCGCTACCGCTCGCACGGAACAAATGA